The following are from one region of the Flavimobilis soli genome:
- a CDS encoding glycine--tRNA ligase, which produces MAAPSKRLDAVVSLAKRRGFVFQSGEIYGGSRSAWDYGPLGAELKENIKRQWWQSMVRGRDDVVGIDSSVILPKKVWEASGHVAVFTDPLVECTSCHKRYRADHLLEEFEEKKGRAPENGLADVVCAACGTKGAWTEPQNFSGLLKTYLGPVDNEEGLHYLRPETAQGIFVNFANVQGASRKKPPFGIGQIGKSFRNEITPGNFIFRTREFEQMEMEFFVEPGTDEEWHQTWIDTRMAWYVDLGISPENLRLYEHPKEKLSHYSKRTVDIEYRFGFTGSEWGELEGIANRTDFDLKTHSEISGKDLSYFDQAKNERYYPYVIEPAAGLTRSLMAFLVEAYAEDEAPNAKGGVDVRTVLRLDPRLAPVKAAVLPLSRNEQLSPKARDLAAQLRKTWNIDFDDAGAIGRRYRRQDEIGTPFCITVDFDTLEDHAVTIRHRDTMEQERVALDQVEGYLAARLIGA; this is translated from the coding sequence GTGGCCGCACCGTCCAAGCGTCTCGACGCAGTCGTCTCCCTCGCCAAGCGCAGGGGCTTCGTCTTCCAGTCTGGTGAGATCTACGGCGGCTCCCGCTCCGCCTGGGACTACGGGCCCCTCGGAGCCGAGCTCAAGGAGAACATCAAGCGCCAGTGGTGGCAGTCGATGGTCCGCGGACGCGACGACGTCGTCGGCATCGACTCCTCCGTCATCCTCCCCAAGAAGGTCTGGGAGGCCTCGGGCCACGTCGCCGTCTTCACCGACCCGCTCGTCGAGTGCACGAGCTGCCACAAGCGCTACCGCGCGGACCACCTCCTCGAGGAGTTCGAGGAGAAGAAGGGCCGCGCCCCCGAGAACGGCCTCGCCGACGTCGTCTGCGCCGCCTGTGGCACCAAGGGCGCCTGGACCGAGCCCCAGAACTTCTCGGGCCTCCTGAAGACCTACCTGGGCCCCGTCGACAACGAGGAGGGGCTGCACTACCTGCGCCCCGAGACTGCCCAGGGCATCTTCGTGAACTTCGCCAACGTCCAGGGCGCCTCGCGCAAGAAGCCCCCGTTCGGCATCGGCCAGATCGGCAAGTCCTTCCGCAACGAGATCACGCCGGGGAACTTTATCTTCCGCACGCGCGAGTTCGAGCAGATGGAGATGGAGTTCTTCGTCGAGCCCGGCACGGACGAGGAGTGGCACCAGACGTGGATCGACACGCGCATGGCGTGGTACGTCGACCTCGGCATCTCGCCCGAGAACCTGCGTCTGTACGAGCACCCGAAGGAGAAGCTCTCCCACTACTCCAAGCGAACGGTCGACATCGAGTACCGCTTCGGCTTCACCGGCAGCGAGTGGGGCGAGCTCGAGGGCATCGCGAACCGCACCGACTTCGACCTCAAGACCCACTCGGAGATCTCGGGCAAGGACCTGTCGTACTTCGACCAGGCCAAGAACGAGCGCTACTACCCGTACGTGATCGAGCCCGCCGCGGGCCTGACGCGCTCGCTCATGGCGTTCCTCGTCGAGGCGTACGCCGAGGACGAGGCCCCGAACGCGAAGGGCGGCGTGGACGTCCGCACGGTCCTTCGCCTCGACCCGCGCCTCGCGCCGGTCAAGGCCGCCGTCCTGCCGCTGTCGCGCAACGAGCAGCTCTCGCCGAAGGCTCGTGACCTCGCCGCGCAGCTGCGCAAGACGTGGAACATCGACTTCGACGACGCCGGCGCGATCGGTCGTCGTTACCGTCGCCAGGACGAGATCGGCACGCCCTTCTGCATCACCGTCGACTTCGACACGCTCGAGGACCACGCTGTGACGATCCGTCACCGCGACACGATGGAGCAGGAGCGCGTCGCGCTCGACCAGGTCGAGGGCTACCTCGCGGCTCGCCTGATCGGCGCCTGA
- a CDS encoding MOSC domain-containing protein, whose protein sequence is MTTATLVAVCRAPRTVYLPALGKETAIDKLPTTEAVAVGPLGLEGDTQADRKHHGGPDKALYAYAQHEAEEWARRLGRPVPPGLFGENLRVAGMETSAATIGQTWRIGEEVVVEATMPRTPCTKFAERMGEPRWVRRFAEAGLLGAYLRVVQPGTVRSGDPIETLSRPDHGVTVASWFANQTPDAARALLDAHESGAVRLADEMVERAAKVLAR, encoded by the coding sequence GTGACCACCGCCACGCTCGTCGCCGTCTGCCGCGCACCCCGCACCGTCTACCTGCCCGCTCTCGGGAAGGAGACAGCGATCGACAAGCTCCCGACGACCGAGGCGGTCGCCGTCGGTCCGCTCGGCCTCGAGGGCGACACCCAGGCCGACAGGAAGCACCACGGCGGACCCGACAAGGCCCTGTACGCCTACGCCCAGCACGAGGCCGAGGAGTGGGCGCGCCGCCTCGGGCGACCCGTCCCGCCGGGCCTCTTCGGCGAGAACCTCCGCGTCGCGGGCATGGAGACGTCGGCCGCGACGATCGGGCAGACGTGGCGCATCGGCGAGGAGGTCGTCGTCGAGGCGACCATGCCCCGCACCCCGTGCACGAAGTTTGCCGAACGGATGGGCGAGCCCCGCTGGGTGCGTCGCTTCGCCGAGGCGGGCCTCCTCGGCGCCTACCTCCGCGTCGTCCAGCCCGGGACGGTCCGTTCGGGTGACCCGATCGAGACGCTCTCACGGCCCGACCACGGGGTGACGGTCGCGTCGTGGTTCGCGAACCAGACGCCGGACGCTGCGCGCGCTCTCCTCGACGCCCACGAGTCGGGGGCTGTCCGCCTCGCCGACGAGATGGTCGAGAGAGCGGCCAAGGTCCTCGCGCGCTGA
- the dusB gene encoding tRNA dihydrouridine synthase DusB, with product MSTTALDPTTARRPGDRLLPPLQIGPHSIDTPVVLAPMAGVTNGAFRRLCREHGAGLYVAEMVTSRALVARNEESLRIVTFDEDEEVRSAQVYGVDPATVGAAVKIIAGEDRADHVDLNFGCPVPKVTRKGGGAALPWKRELFTRIVEAAVEAAAPYGVPVTVKMRKGIDAEHHTYLEAGLIAESLGVAAVALHARTAAEYYSGHADWSAIAELKRTVTSIPVLGNGDIWSAEDAVAMVEQTGCDGVVVGRGCQGRPWLFADLAAAFDGRPDRVRPGLRMVAETIYRHGELMVEEFGDEDKGMRDLRKHMAWYLKGYPVGGDSRRGLAMVSTLAELRELLDALDLDQPYPGEAAEGTRGRQGTPKRPHLPEGWLDSRELDDEFRARLAEAELSVSGG from the coding sequence ATGAGCACCACCGCCCTCGACCCGACGACCGCCCGCCGCCCCGGCGATCGGCTCCTCCCGCCGCTGCAGATCGGCCCGCACTCGATCGACACGCCCGTCGTCCTCGCTCCCATGGCGGGAGTCACGAACGGCGCCTTCCGACGGCTGTGCCGTGAGCACGGAGCGGGCCTGTACGTCGCGGAGATGGTCACGTCGCGCGCGCTCGTCGCCCGCAACGAGGAGTCCCTGCGGATCGTCACGTTCGACGAGGACGAGGAGGTGCGCTCGGCCCAGGTCTACGGCGTCGACCCGGCGACCGTGGGCGCCGCGGTGAAGATCATCGCGGGGGAGGACCGTGCGGACCACGTCGACCTCAACTTCGGCTGCCCCGTCCCGAAGGTGACGCGCAAGGGTGGCGGTGCCGCACTCCCGTGGAAGCGAGAGCTGTTCACGCGCATCGTCGAGGCCGCGGTCGAGGCGGCCGCGCCGTACGGCGTCCCCGTGACGGTGAAGATGCGCAAGGGGATCGACGCCGAGCACCACACGTACCTCGAGGCGGGCCTGATCGCCGAGAGCCTCGGCGTCGCTGCGGTCGCGCTGCACGCGCGCACGGCCGCCGAGTACTACTCCGGACACGCCGACTGGTCGGCGATCGCCGAGCTCAAGCGCACCGTGACGTCGATCCCGGTGCTCGGCAACGGCGACATCTGGAGCGCCGAGGACGCGGTCGCGATGGTCGAGCAGACGGGCTGCGACGGCGTCGTCGTCGGGCGCGGCTGCCAGGGCCGGCCGTGGCTGTTCGCGGACCTCGCCGCGGCCTTCGACGGGCGGCCCGACCGCGTGCGACCAGGCCTGCGCATGGTCGCCGAGACGATCTACCGGCACGGCGAGCTCATGGTCGAGGAGTTCGGCGACGAGGACAAGGGCATGCGCGACCTGCGCAAGCACATGGCGTGGTATCTCAAGGGATACCCGGTCGGCGGCGACAGCCGCCGCGGCCTCGCGATGGTGTCGACCCTCGCTGAGCTGCGCGAGCTGCTCGACGCGCTCGACCTCGACCAGCCGTACCCGGGCGAGGCCGCCGAGGGGACGCGCGGTCGGCAGGGCACGCCGAAGCGGCCGCACCTCCCGGAGGGGTGGCTCGACTCGCGCGAGCTCGACGACGAGTTCCGCGCGAGGCTCGCGGAGGCGGAGCTCTCGGTCTCCGGCGGCTAG